In Betaproteobacteria bacterium, the DNA window AGTCGCAGCGGGATTTCTTCGGAGAGCATCACCGCGCCGCCGGCGGCCGCGATGACCGGCACCGAGAGCTGCACGGTGGCGGCACTGAGTGCGGTCAGCTCGCGCAGCGCCGCGTACCAGATCACGTAGCCGAGTCCCGAGGTGACGGCGCCGGACGCGGCCGCGAGCGCGAGACCCGACGGCGCCACGTGCAGGTCACCGATCGAGAGAACGCTTGCCGCGAGGGCGAGCGGGACGGCGCCCGCGAAATTGGCGGCGGTCGCCTTGAGCGGGCTCGCCACGACGCGCCCGCGCAGCGAGTAGATGCCCCAGGCGATGCCGGCGATGGTCATGAGTCCGCCGCCGATCGGGGAAGGCGCGGTAACGCCCGGCGCCAGCAGGTAGACGAGACCCGCGACGGCCATCGCAAAGCCCACCCAGGCGAGGGGCCGGAAGCGCTCGCCAGCACGCCGGCCGCCGAGAAA includes these proteins:
- a CDS encoding DMT family transporter produces the protein MRTTTHAADTAKTTLLTTLAMVAFAANSILCRLALQEPTIDPASFGSVRLASGALALALIVRLLRGEAKPARPDWWAATMLFLYVACFSFAYLYLTAGTGALILFGAVQLTMFLGGRRAGERFRPLAWVGFAMAVAGLVYLLAPGVTAPSPIGGGLMTIAGIAWGIYSLRGRVVASPLKATAANFAGAVPLALAASVLSIGDLHVAPSGLALAAASGAVTSGLGYVIWYAALRELTALSAATVQLSVPVIAAAGGAVMLSEEIPLRLVVASVATLGGIALVLVQRNAPPR